The genomic stretch aaTTTCAGAGCGATATATGTACTTGTTTGTACAGTTAGCAGTGCTGCTGATATGTGGGATAAAAGGCAATGGTGAGTCcgaaactattttattttataaatgtatcgACATCGTTAAAaaggagaaagaaaaaaaaacagcacgaTATACATCAAACTGTCTGGTTTCATTTTAGCGttgcattaatttaaaaatgtattaacttttttaaatattaaaataattataatagtaacgtgtttttgtttgtttgtttgtttattttttttttttttttttttttttttttggtaattattTGCCAGTTGAGGCAAAAGAAATGTTTCTTGCTGTGGTGACATCATCACTGACATGCATGCCCAGTTATTGCAGTACCTGTTTGATTATTTCCTGAAAATTGTTGTACAGGATAAtacactttttcatttttgttgttgtttttgtttgattttttaccaGTTCTGTCAATCACTGATTCGGTTGTTTTTAGCTTTAGCTTTTCACGGTTGGATATTTCATGTGATAATAGTTCATCACGTcttacattttgtaagatttgaAAAATGACCTAATGTTTTGGTCAGTGATACCGGAGATTATTTACAAACTACTGAAAGCCATTGACCCATAACATGTGTAAGACATAGAATGTCTTTGAGTGGATGAAAAATATTTTCCTGGCATATACTCCTTTCTTATCTCGCctagaattttacataaaaacataaaatggaCTTCATCACCTATAACTTCGTCGCACAATTTAcaattatttgctaaaatattcacTTCTACACTTATAATTTACTGTTGAAGTAAAGTATAACAAAATTTGTAAGAGGGTTTACTCAGCCGTCTATTGATAATAAGACGTTTACAACGTTTCAGAGCTATATAACTGATATTTACAAAAACGTGGACtaatatacttaaaaaatataaaaagtttcaTAGTTTTGACAACATGCAAAGGAGAGTCTGTGGACTCGCTTAAAATGCTAAAGTAAGTACTGATCATTGAATAAAATACTAATACATACAGTAGTAACAAACGTTGTGTTTTAGCCTGACGAGAGTTCGGTCAACTGTAAATGATGGTCAACAATATGGATACTTCCAAACTAAACATCTTGATGTACAAATTCATGTCTTATACTGTTTTAGTGTCTCATAAGTCAGTAATGGCTggatgtaaaactgttttaacagaacagaacagaacgtgactgttttatacattatgtaaaaatgctatgaatgttttacatgtgacactttaataaaatataaagttgtaAAGTTGTAAGTTGTTGTAACTAtaatcatatttcaaaaataaacaaatataagtgcctttttattttcaacagaaatttcaaaacatttgttgaaaaacaaaaacaattgtaAGAATGCAAAACgaagtaaaagaaaacacaagGACCCGTTTCACGAGGACAATGTTAGATCTTTGGTACAAGGTGTTTCCCGAAAATCGTTTTAAGAAAATtcgatttaaaaattaaatactaGTGTTCCAAGAACCgaggtaaaataaaaatatgatggCATAATTTTGAATATAGGACAACTTTTGTGAAACAAGTCCGGTGGCATTTATTTAATGTTCACACGTGGAAAAAATATTACTGTACAGTATTACCATACATTAtgtttctgtattacaatcacaGGTAGCAAAACATTAAAGCATAACTCGTGACTTGGAGTATTGCTCACTTGAAATAGTTCTGATTCTACACCAGTTTGCCTCCATGCATTTgtcagggttttttttgttgttgttgttgttgttgttgtttgtttttgtttgttttttttttgttttaacggTGCTTTATTTCCAAACACGTTGTAACACATCAACTTTAAGTACTTTGAAGTAAAGTACTTTGAAGCGAAGTGAACTTTTAGACTACGCTGAATATCAGGTGATAATGCACGAATGACAAATGTTAAATTGTTATTCTGTATCAATTAATCACATAATCGATATTTTTACTAAATGAATCAGAGGAAGATATGAAAGATAAGGGAGGATATCTCCAAGAGGTCAGTAAATGTGACAGCTTTTAATGACTGCACTCtctgttcagaccctatgttttgtgcACAGGATATAACGCCTGGGGCTTTcctataattatgccccttttctttATAGGTAGTAAGGTAGTTACgtatcagagccaagactgatgaagtcagaatatataagaggaattatttctaaaaaaaatccttAATTTTATCTAATTGATAGCCAGACATTAATATGACGCACTGCATATGCATAGAAAAACTCAGTTTTTGCGTGGCAGTCGAATTACAGTTATCATAAAGGCATGAAAACAGGAAAATTAAAAGgatattatttttctttgataaCATTTCTTGGGCTCACTTTTCTTGAATTAATAGTTCTATCCGAGAAAATCGGTAGACATTTTGCCCGCAGGAATGTTTTCATATGATACTAAATGTATGAATATTTCTCTAGTAATAAGTGATTAATAGTCAGATGTCCATCAATTCAGAAATATAACGGTTTTCCCGCTACTAAATTTCCACCTTTAATGCTTTCTTAAcaaagataaaatatcataaaagatataaaatctTTTAAAGATATAACTAACGTCGCTCTCGGAAAGCAAGCCTACCAGAGCAGTAGTGAGTACAGCGACGAAGGCGAGGCTGACTTGGCGGTAGATGGCAGCACAAACCAATACTGGAGCGGCGGCTCGTGCTCGCACACGTCTAAATCACATGGGTCTTACTGGGAAGTTGATCTGGGCGACATTTATGTCATTGACAGCGTTAAATTATACAATAGGAGGGACAGTTGTTGTGGTAAGTGACTTCAGTAAAGTTTACTTAATTAATAATAGTTCATAAATTTAACTGCAGAGCTTTGCTGCAATTGAGTATGAAAATGAGTTAGATTTTTTTATTCCAATTATAAGCGTAAATTAAAAGATGCGtgagaaaatatattattttcaggaAAGAGGTTTTAATGCAAGCTTTAAGCTTACTCCTCAATACTATCACaataatatatgtttgtatggaatgcatatttggaaaataaaatattgtttgaaccaaatataacaaaataaacaactcaGAAAGCAACAAAAAtcttattttacaaatgttacaGAAAAAGAAACAGTTTTAATGTTTCACTGGTCATGTTTCTAAACGTTGTTTGGCTATGACCATGCTATTACTTGCAATTGCATTTTTACCCACCTAAAACTACTGAGGTATGTGACAAGATCAATGTGGTGGATGCCGCACAAGAAGAAAATACGGACTAAGGTATCGGGGTAATCGTCAGTTGAAAACGCCGATAATTTTACGTTGTATTTACACAGTTTTCGtgtgaataaaaatattagaTTCCGACCTTAACGACTAATATATTCAGTTACACATTTCTTAATAAGCCTACAGCGGGTATAGTGAGTAGATACAAACCAATAACAACGAACATTCTTTAATAATATAAAGTCTGCAtttctattaaaataaaattcGTACATTGAATGTTTTTGTCCAGACAAATTGAATTAGTACAGCTGATTTCTCTACATGAATATGAATCTTCATCTAGAAGTTTGTACGCTCTCAGAATGTATTAATTCGAATAATTCAAATATtccacttttttaatttttaacaacttGTAAGCTACATTTATATGAGTCGATCGCCAAAACGAACCAAACATGCTTTCCACGTAAAACATTGTTTTCCCACTGACCGTTACTGACGTGTATTCTTTATTTACAGATGACAGTCTTGTAGGTACCGAATTTTATACCGGAATGACGACGACAACGTACAGGCTAGTTGCGCACAAACCAGAACGTATCCTAACCTACCAATTCCAGATGTCCCAAACCATCTTTGCCAGATGGATCCGAGTAACCAGGAACCCAGACACCAAGGAACCTCTGATGCTGTGTGAGGTAGAAGTGATGGGGTTTAAACCAAGCTTTGGTAATGTTCACTTTCCTACGGTTTTTTACCAAGATGATTATTAATTCTAATCATAGTTATGACCTTAACATAATTTTGgaaatgttatgattttttttatattcaacatTCAATCTgctaaacctttagcctgctggcggcggcaagtgattctgtctttgcgaccagtgtagacaaagatcagcctacacatccttggtctgcactattcgctattcagtcactaaattttcagtgaacacccctttgaataataagtggcactGCCCAAGTTGAAtcgtggaccagtccattttagaaatttagcaggataaaggttgtACATAGTTTTGAATTGGGCATTTGCTCACCAATTTACTTTACGCCACATGGAATTTGTATTATATTCTAATGTAGTTTTTATGTCCCTGTTTATATTTGGCTTTCCATTATACAAAGAGAGAgcatttgtttcagtgtaatattattatacacttattgaatggcttgtcggtcAGTACTGACCGTTAGGCTATTCAGTAATTGACTATTACATGACATCTGAAAGTTTTTTcctcagatttatttttaattttttgacgtATTAGCCGAGTACACACGTGTTGAATATACACCAGTCATATAACACAACCTTTGGACTCGCGATTTACATAAAAGTCATGCATGAACTAAGTTTATTATATGACATATAAATAAGCCCAGAGCCGATCGGCAAAGCAAAAACATTTGATCATGGTCGAAATATAGTCTTGGTGATGAGTGGTACTGCTACCGTTTTGCTAACACAACGCTACTTCTTTGCTAATTGATACGGGAATCACTCTTCGTGATCATTCTTCGTCGTTGGCATTCTTCCTCATTGGAGTTTGTTCCTTTTCGGCATTCTTTGTTATGGCATTCTTCTTCGTCGGTTTTCTTCGTTTTACGCATTATTCGTCAAAATGTCAatgatcaataaaaatataattgttatCTTTATTGATGAATTCGAATATaaaaagtttatattatcatataaaataaaagacaTATTGACTAGTTGGTCAAGGAATATGACCTGATATTCACACCGAGTGAATATCAATACATATTTCTTTGCTCACTAGTCAATAATTGTATGATATTTAACTCTAATGCTTTAATATCGCACAAAAGAAACCTTCAATAGACGATCTTATTTTGTAGGTATATTTTTCTATTGCAGGCATGTTCAAAAGGGTTTCTGATGCGACGGGAACTGGCAATACACTGACAGTAACCCCTGCAAGGACCTGGGAACAGTGCTGTTATGCGTGCTTCACAACCCAAGACTGTGTCGCAGTGGCCATGACCAACTTTCAATGTTCCTTGCTAGACTCGGATGCTTATACGGTTTCATCTGGAGAAACCATGTACATAGTCAACTAAACGTTTGAAAGCTGTAGACACAAACTCGCCGCCTTCCTCTCCGAATTTCGtgcttaaaaaacaaacaaacaaaagaactttCGAATATTTGTAGTGACAATGgacatttatctttattttccTTTCTGGATCTAGATGTGAATCGGTACTGTAGTTATGTGCGAAACAATGCTCTTGTTTAATTAATTAATACTTTTCTCAAAGCTACAGTGACGTCACTCGTTTTCTATAGTTTATATTTTGTAGACGAAAACTTTTAATACAGAATGAGTATTTCTTTCAAGTGCGTCAAAGCTTAAGTTTATTGAACTAAATTTAATTGGAATTTATAGTTTCATCTATTTTCCGTTGGGTTCATTAAGAAAAAATTCGTTTGTATTGGAGTGTTTCTTGTATTTGGTCATTATGATACAATATGTATAATGTTTAGATTCTTCTTTCATCCTAGTACTTAGGTGCTTACTAGACTGGAACAGATTTGACATGTCAAACAAAAGCTTTTTAATCTTAGCCTTCATATTTACATGATACACAGTCTCTGCTGAATGAATGTGGGCATAGGAACGTATTCAAGATACTGAAGGGCGAAATTTGGGGAGGGGGATGGCTTAGCTGTCACCAACAATTCCGCGCAAACTATTGGATGTATGCatgcattgagtgtataatatactaACTAAAGGTTAGGGCTAGATTTAACCTAGGTTAAGAGTACTATTCAGTACTCTTATGTACTCTAGTGTATGTTCAGTGTGGGAGAATTTATGCCATCCACACTCCCGCAGGCTTCTGGACACGTTATTACACACGCAAAAATGTGTATTGTCCTTCATTGGTTTATGAGAACAAACAAACGGATTTTGCTTACATCCGATTAACGGGTGTGAAATAATAAAACTTGTATAATTTCTCATATCATTTCCATGATGCCTACCTTATAAGCTATATGCTAGTGTCATTTCAACTATAAAACAAGAACAGTCAAAAcgagaaaattataaaaatcttatTGCAAACGTACAAACTGTgtcatcatttattatttaatCGAGAAATACAAGGAACAAAGAGCATCTATTTACATAAAACTATATATAACCAATGCACGATATAAACAGCAAGAGAGCGCCAAATGTGGTTTTCCGGCATGGGTAAAGTCCCTGTAAACGCCAGTCAGATTTGCAAGAAACGCCAGTCAGATTTGTaagaaacgccagtccggtgtgcaaaaATACCAGTCCGGTCGATTTTGAAACTGACACGGAATCCTCAATTCTGAATGAttctaaaggtaaaatatggtTGAGATTGACTCCACTCTGAAAGCCACCCCAACTCCTATGCATATGATAAAGGTTTAATAGAAGGTACTAAAGGTGCAGATAACAATATACAGCATCTTTTAATCAGAAATTCCATCCTTCACTTCTTGTGAGACTGCAATGTCTTGGAGGTCCAAAAACTACCAGAACATATGACGTTGACCGTAATACAAtaaaaccatggtcacgtgactgagatgCGTGATATGCATGTAGACATCAGAAAACACCCACTACCGTATTTTCGAGTAATGAATATTTTGAAGCACTGATCACTGATCtgcggaagagcattagtgccaggtgtatttTATTTACTAAGTTTATGTCTTAattttcgagttactaagtcgaaatttcgagttacgtatgtcgaaatttcgagtaataAAGTCGAAATTCagagttacgtatctcgaaatttcgagttactgaCTACAACAGTTTATGCTGATGTATAGGTcttggccaagattaggtacctggtgtatccatcgggtagcTCTACAGGGTCATATAATTGAGATCACCGGGCAGTACGTTTGCCCATAAAAAattatcactatttaaaccatgtttaagtccgGAAGGTTtacgacctagtttgagcccatatggcaaggaaatttagacataccctacatgaacgtgtagAAATGAGTCTGACCAAGACTGGTACCTGGATAGagctagattttgaggagaggccATAGACgttgaccgggaagtattcaaacttagaatatttcactattttgaccaaatctggaaggttttcgacctagttcgagcccccaccacatgaacatactatacatgtaaatgaaggtatatatcctgcTCTGGAATAGTTCTAGAGGCTATGGGGGTAGTTTATACATTGATGTATgatagtatatgttcaagtcgctacatgttgggtacaatatatcGATGTGTAGAcagatgattccacttcgaagagtcaaaagtcgtccattacatttttggcctttgacagacggacagacgttgcGGAAGGGCAAGATACGAAGTCGAAGTTTCGtattattaactcgaaatttcgacttagtatctcgaaattCCGAATTaggtaactcgaaatttcgagttaataaataaaacgcacctggcactgaTGCTCTTCCGTACTGATTTGATAAAATGAGAATGATTTTTTACGCCGTAAGTCGCTAACAAAACAAATACGAAGTAGACCAAATATGGTTATacttttatgtttgaaatttattaaaattacattgtatcggtatattttgttatatttaaaaagcaaaacagcGGGTGGTAGCATACAAATTCAGTGTTCAATCACTTCAGCAGTTCATTTAAATGATTGCAAGTTATTTACAGCACGCTTTGAGGTCATAAAGATCGAATTTCTATTCACTGAAATCCgatattttaaaatgaacaaattacaAAAACGGGTGACAAAATATCGGCCAGTCTGACATCAGTGATTTTCAATATAATGTATTAATATCGCATCAAAGGCTCGTcgtcaaaatattaaatattgatttCGCCTCAATAATCTTCCTATACATTGGTATATATATACACcatcatatttatatatttacatatcatACATAGTTCGATATGAAATTGAGTATTCGACAGCACCTATGCGAATATGGATTTAGAGCTTAAAGGAAAAGAAGTTGTTTAGGTAAATACAACATATTTGTTTTTACTATTAAGAATTGTGATAACGGAAGACGAACAGACCGTGTTTTAATatcaaagaaatatcatttttagatatatcaattttatttatacttGTAAAGCAACATTTTTGTAATTAGCAAATATTCGTTTTGATCATAAAGcgtatttttcatttcaaaactgaatatattacagatattttataaaaacgcttattgt from Mercenaria mercenaria strain notata chromosome 16, MADL_Memer_1, whole genome shotgun sequence encodes the following:
- the LOC128549345 gene encoding fucolectin-like, with product MYLFVQLAVLLICGIKGNDITNVALGKQAYQSSSEYSDEGEADLAVDGSTNQYWSGGSCSHTSKSHGSYWEVDLGDIYVIDSVKLYNRRDSCCDDSLVGTEFYTGMTTTTYRLVAHKPERILTYQFQMSQTIFARWIRVTRNPDTKEPLMLCEVEVMGFKPSFGMFKRVSDATGTGNTLTVTPARTWEQCCYACFTTQDCVAVAMTNFQCSLLDSDAYTVSSGETMYIVN